In a genomic window of Natranaerobius trueperi:
- a CDS encoding cation:proton antiporter, translating into MDLILIGGGTLLFLLFIISHFFSRLHLPTLLSYILLGLILSRFIGESETDVIHDIAQIGIVLLFFLLGLKFSLNHLMNISRRIWKVGILDIIFNFGISFGIAYFMGFGLIEALIIGGVCYATSSSITIKALEETDREHTPEAEFKLALLIFEDIAAPVMVSVLTALTVQGQVQLDSILIILIKAILMTVVSILVARYFFSRLEVFIKRYLETDYMPLLIMSIVFLVSGIAVVLDLSKLLGAFLAGVMLSETLTGKELEEKISPLKNILLPFFFFWFGTSISFEAGLILPFTLFVLVLWSIVSKFFIGLAGGRMYGLSRKGSLRAGLSLTQRGEFSVIIASLAEPAVLTFSGVYIIITALIGLLFMFRAPGLSEKIHKFVNNRKLI; encoded by the coding sequence ATGGACTTAATTTTAATAGGTGGTGGGACCCTATTATTTTTGCTCTTTATAATAAGTCATTTTTTTAGTAGGTTACATTTACCAACTTTATTATCCTATATTTTATTAGGACTTATTTTAAGTAGGTTTATAGGTGAAAGTGAAACAGATGTTATTCATGATATAGCTCAAATAGGTATAGTTCTTTTATTTTTTCTATTAGGACTTAAGTTTTCATTAAATCATTTAATGAATATATCGAGAAGAATCTGGAAAGTTGGAATTTTAGACATTATCTTTAACTTTGGTATAAGTTTTGGGATTGCGTATTTTATGGGATTTGGACTAATTGAAGCGCTAATTATCGGTGGGGTTTGTTATGCTACAAGTTCCTCTATTACAATTAAAGCTTTAGAAGAAACTGATAGAGAACATACTCCGGAAGCAGAATTCAAACTAGCATTATTGATTTTTGAAGATATTGCTGCACCTGTAATGGTTTCAGTTTTAACAGCTTTAACTGTTCAAGGTCAGGTGCAATTAGATTCAATATTAATTATTTTAATAAAAGCAATTTTAATGACAGTAGTTTCTATTTTAGTTGCCCGCTACTTCTTCAGTAGACTTGAGGTTTTTATTAAACGGTATTTAGAAACTGATTACATGCCGCTATTAATAATGTCTATTGTCTTTTTAGTTTCAGGAATTGCAGTCGTGTTAGACCTTTCTAAATTACTTGGGGCTTTTTTAGCAGGAGTCATGTTATCAGAAACTTTAACTGGAAAGGAATTAGAAGAAAAGATCTCGCCACTAAAGAATATACTTTTACCTTTTTTCTTCTTTTGGTTTGGTACTTCAATATCTTTTGAAGCAGGCTTAATTCTTCCATTTACATTATTTGTGCTAGTTTTATGGAGTATTGTAAGTAAGTTCTTTATTGGTCTAGCTGGAGGTAGAATGTATGGATTATCGAGAAAAGGATCTTTAAGAGCTGGTCTTTCATTAACACAAAGAGGTGAATTTAGTGTAATTATAGCTAGTTTAGCAGAGCCAGCTGTTTTAACTTTTTCTGGTGTTTACATAATCATAACTGCCTTGATAGGATTATTATTTATGTTTAGGGCTCCGGGATTGTCTGAGAAGATACATAAATTTGTTAATAACAGAAAACTTATATGA
- the trkA gene encoding Trk system potassium transporter TrkA, whose translation MYVVIIGGSEVGRVFAERLIKKKQKVVIIEKDKEKAQKLKEKLDILVIEGNGTNLEDLKKAKIKEAEMIISVTGDDAVNLLSCMIAKNLGVYVTVARLFNPESVGTSDTRGLSKKDVGIDYIINPQKAMAQEIVELIHFPHATDIEFFADGKVAMLGLFASQEGELVNKKLEECSLPEGCNLIGIKKQGDHFKIPSDNNQISSDNIVYLVGDIEAIKDANWQISHKELNNKRILILGGKITGYNLAKNLESRKDHNFMIKIIEKDSNRSEFLKRNLKSSIVLEGEYFNEEEIAEADVVVTVTGDDKTNIIASIMAKSNGVDTISEIVDVNYESIFDSVGIESTVNPHLTTASQIMRFTREQDIVSLTILRHGEGIATELLLPESAPVVGKKISEINLPKDIQIGVIVRDGEIFIPEDKSTLKTNDKLVIFTPPNKTKLFNKYFHNNA comes from the coding sequence ATGTATGTTGTAATTATAGGTGGAAGCGAAGTTGGTCGAGTTTTTGCTGAGAGATTGATTAAGAAAAAACAAAAAGTTGTTATAATTGAAAAAGATAAAGAAAAAGCACAAAAACTAAAAGAAAAATTAGATATTTTAGTAATAGAAGGTAATGGTACAAATTTAGAAGACTTAAAAAAAGCTAAAATAAAGGAAGCTGAGATGATTATTTCTGTTACAGGTGATGATGCAGTTAATTTACTATCTTGTATGATTGCTAAAAATCTTGGTGTTTATGTAACGGTAGCTAGACTATTTAACCCTGAAAGTGTAGGAACAAGCGATACAAGGGGACTTTCAAAAAAAGATGTAGGTATTGATTATATAATAAATCCACAAAAAGCCATGGCACAAGAAATTGTGGAGCTTATACATTTCCCTCATGCAACTGATATTGAATTCTTTGCTGATGGGAAAGTTGCCATGTTAGGTTTATTCGCATCACAAGAAGGTGAACTAGTAAATAAAAAGTTAGAAGAGTGCTCTTTACCAGAAGGATGTAACCTTATCGGTATAAAAAAGCAAGGCGATCATTTTAAAATACCTAGTGATAATAATCAAATTTCTTCTGATAACATAGTTTATTTAGTTGGGGACATAGAAGCTATAAAAGATGCAAACTGGCAAATTTCTCATAAAGAGCTTAATAATAAACGAATTTTAATTCTTGGAGGTAAAATTACCGGCTATAATTTAGCAAAAAATTTGGAATCAAGGAAAGATCATAATTTTATGATTAAGATCATTGAAAAAGACTCTAATCGCAGTGAGTTTTTAAAAAGAAATTTAAAAAGTAGTATTGTATTAGAAGGTGAGTATTTTAATGAGGAAGAAATAGCTGAGGCTGATGTTGTTGTTACTGTGACAGGTGATGATAAAACAAATATAATCGCTTCAATTATGGCTAAAAGTAACGGGGTAGATACAATTTCAGAGATAGTTGATGTAAACTATGAATCAATTTTTGATTCTGTTGGAATTGAAAGTACAGTTAACCCTCATCTAACAACGGCTTCTCAGATCATGCGTTTTACAAGAGAACAAGATATTGTTTCTTTAACGATATTACGTCATGGTGAAGGAATAGCTACAGAATTATTACTACCCGAAAGTGCTCCTGTTGTAGGTAAAAAAATCTCTGAAATCAACTTACCCAAAGATATTCAAATTGGTGTTATTGTTAGAGATGGAGAAATCTTTATCCCAGAAGATAAATCAACTTTAAAGACAAACGATAAATTAGTAATTTTCACTCCACCTAATAAAACTAAACTATTTAATAAATATTTTCATAATAACGCATAA
- a CDS encoding acyl-CoA dehydratase activase-related protein, whose translation MKIGIPKGLWYYEYFPFWKAFFQNLGHKVVVSKSTDPLILEKGINFSIGDVCLPVKVYLGHVISLVNKENIDAIFSPRYVSTEKKKYTCPKLLGISDIISTGIKTQKQILTCNVDTSKNNFTYFKELIKLGQQIGNNPISTINSYREALSMQHEYETQLLEGYTPAQILKETNTSFNDYELTISVLGHPYNVNDEYINFKIQHLLQKNNVKILTSEMVSKATKQQYLNKITEKNPFWCSGEKLLGTAIKHSYKKDVDGVIMLTSFGCGPDSLIFELTERVLRNKKVPVLTLTIDEHQGKAGFITRIEAFIDMLKRRKKSVENYVSTHG comes from the coding sequence ATGAAAATTGGAATCCCTAAAGGTCTTTGGTATTATGAGTATTTTCCATTTTGGAAAGCATTTTTTCAAAATTTAGGCCATAAAGTCGTGGTCTCGAAATCAACTGATCCTTTAATTTTAGAAAAAGGTATTAACTTTTCTATAGGTGATGTTTGTCTACCTGTAAAGGTTTATTTAGGACATGTAATAAGTTTAGTAAATAAAGAAAATATAGATGCAATTTTCTCACCAAGATATGTAAGCACCGAAAAGAAAAAATACACTTGCCCTAAATTATTAGGGATTTCAGATATTATAAGTACTGGAATAAAAACACAAAAACAAATATTAACTTGTAATGTTGATACGAGTAAAAATAACTTTACCTATTTTAAAGAGCTTATTAAGTTAGGACAACAAATTGGAAATAATCCTATCTCAACAATAAACTCTTATCGTGAAGCACTTTCAATGCAACATGAATATGAAACTCAGTTACTTGAGGGGTATACACCTGCACAAATTTTAAAAGAAACTAATACTTCTTTTAACGATTACGAACTTACTATAAGTGTTTTAGGTCACCCCTATAACGTTAATGATGAATATATAAATTTTAAAATCCAACATCTCCTTCAAAAAAACAATGTTAAAATATTAACTTCAGAAATGGTTTCAAAAGCTACAAAACAGCAATACCTTAATAAGATTACTGAAAAAAATCCTTTTTGGTGTTCAGGAGAAAAACTATTGGGTACAGCAATTAAACATAGTTATAAAAAAGATGTAGATGGAGTAATAATGCTCACATCATTTGGGTGTGGCCCTGATTCTTTAATATTTGAGCTAACTGAACGTGTGTTACGAAATAAAAAAGTACCAGTGTTAACATTAACTATTGATGAACATCAGGGTAAAGCTGGTTTTATCACAAGAATAGAAGCTTTTATTGATATGTTGAAAAGGAGGAAGAAATCAGTTGAAAATTACGTTTCCACACATGGGTAA
- a CDS encoding CoA protein activase, translating into MKITFPHMGNLSLALNSLFKSLGLQTISPPPITKKTMDIGTKYSPEFACLPLKINMGNYIEALELGADTIIMLGGQGPCRFGYYAQIQRRILTELGYNFEMIIIESPEDNARELASQLKKVGNYNSWKHVLTALYLTFNKLKVIDELDKKMNEVRPTTDKKDQLNKIYKDIQNEIFLTTSNKELNDIYKEMNFELNKLKNKEIDPIKIAIIGDIYIMTEHQVNMNIEKKLGELGAYVERTIFLSDWILNKVFLEKFGVNRNKPIYKESQPFLNNFVGGHGRESVGQAVLKAKHGFDGLVHMMPFTCTPEIVAQNILPHVSNTYDISLLTIIIDENTGEAGLVTRLEAFYDLLERKRESSKIIS; encoded by the coding sequence TTGAAAATTACGTTTCCACACATGGGTAACTTATCTTTAGCCTTAAATTCATTATTTAAATCATTAGGATTACAAACAATCTCTCCTCCTCCTATTACTAAAAAAACAATGGATATAGGAACAAAGTATTCACCTGAATTTGCTTGTCTACCTTTAAAGATTAATATGGGAAACTATATAGAAGCATTAGAATTAGGAGCAGATACTATTATTATGCTTGGGGGACAAGGACCTTGTAGGTTTGGATATTATGCTCAAATTCAAAGAAGAATATTAACAGAGTTAGGATATAATTTTGAAATGATAATAATAGAGTCTCCTGAAGATAATGCTCGGGAGTTAGCTTCACAATTAAAAAAAGTAGGTAATTATAATTCTTGGAAGCATGTTTTAACTGCTTTGTATCTAACTTTTAATAAATTAAAAGTTATAGATGAATTAGATAAAAAAATGAATGAAGTTAGACCTACAACAGATAAGAAAGATCAACTTAATAAGATATATAAAGACATTCAAAATGAAATTTTCCTAACTACTAGTAATAAAGAATTAAATGATATTTACAAAGAAATGAATTTTGAATTAAATAAACTTAAAAATAAGGAGATCGACCCAATAAAAATTGCCATTATAGGTGATATTTACATCATGACTGAACATCAAGTGAATATGAATATTGAGAAAAAATTAGGAGAACTAGGCGCTTATGTAGAAAGAACTATTTTTTTAAGTGATTGGATCTTAAATAAGGTTTTTCTCGAAAAATTTGGTGTAAATAGAAACAAACCTATATATAAAGAATCACAGCCGTTCCTAAATAATTTTGTAGGAGGGCATGGTAGAGAATCAGTTGGGCAGGCTGTTCTAAAGGCAAAACATGGATTTGATGGTTTAGTCCATATGATGCCATTTACATGTACACCAGAAATAGTAGCTCAAAATATTTTACCTCATGTTAGTAACACTTATGATATATCACTTTTAACTATCATTATTGATGAAAATACTGGTGAAGCTGGACTTGTAACTAGACTAGAAGCTTTTTACGATTTATTAGAAAGAAAACGAGAAAGTTCAAAAATCATCTCATGA